The following coding sequences lie in one Silene latifolia isolate original U9 population chromosome 5, ASM4854445v1, whole genome shotgun sequence genomic window:
- the LOC141657175 gene encoding uncharacterized protein LOC141657175 — protein MISRRWCSSCMMKNMAYPTDLGYICCSRCGKVLDDNLFIEEPQFGKNGDWQNLVHVSFERAVASEDSASRERPLNKGLENLTLTEDLHSNSSGQRNADGGPGTSPGLSCLNHSKRDRDSS, from the exons ATGATTAGTAGGAGGTGGTGCAGCAGCTGTATGATGAAGAATATGGCTTATCCTACTGATTTGGGCTACAT ATGTTGCAGCAGGTGTGGGAAAGTTCTCGACGATAATCTTTTCATAGAGGAACCACAATTCGGGAAGAATGGTGATTGGCAG AACCTGGTGCATGTTTCTTTTGAGAGGGCCGTTGCATCGGAGGATTCAGCTTCCCGTGAAAGGCCACTGAATAAAG GTCTGGAAAATTTAACATTAACAGAGGATCTACATTCAAATTCTAGCGGGCAAAGGAATGCTGACGGAGGCCCAGGAACTTCTCCAGGGTTAAGCTGCCTCAACCACAGTAAGAGGGATCGGGACAGCTCATAA